The Treponema succinifaciens DSM 2489 region TTGCAAATCCAAATGCTCCAACAGGAATTGCCTTGAAGCGCGCGGAAGTTGAATCTTTTCTGAAAAAAATTCCTTCGGACAGAATTCTTGTTGTGGACGAAGCTTATGCTGATTTCGGCGAGGAAAGCTGCCTTTCACTTTTAAAGGATTACAAAAATCTTGTCATTGTGCGCACGTTCAGCAAAAGTTTTTCGCTCGCCGGAATGAGGCTTGGTTTTTCCGTTGCTAACCCAGAACTTATAAATTCAATTTTTACAGTAAAAAATTCATTCAATCATTTTCCAGTTGATTTTCTTGCGCAGACAGCAGGAAAAGCCGCTTGTGAAAATTATTCTTACTATGAAGAAAACGCAAAAAAAATTGTGAACGAAAGAAATCTTCTCACTGAATTTTTGCGCTCAAAAAATTGGTTTGTGATTGAAAGCAAGACAAATTTTATTTTTGCAAAAAAAAACGGAATGGGCGGAACTTCAATTTACGAAGCTGTAAAAAAAGCCGGAATTCTTATCCGCCACTTTGACACGCCGGGCATCGATGATTTTGTTCGCATAACGATTGGAACGAAAAATCAGATGGACAGGCTGAAAAAAGTTCTTGCTGAAATTTAAACTTAAATTGTTCGGAGGCATTAAAATGAAATTTTTAGTAATATCAGATTTACACGGAAATTTGGAAGTTCTTGATAAAATGAATGAAGTTTTCAAGCAGGCGGACGGCGTTATTTTTGCAGGCGACTTTGCAAAATTCGGCAATGAGGAAACAGGGCTTCCAGCTCTTGAAAAACTTTGTTCCAGACACGATACAATTTTTTCTGTAATCGGAAACTGCGACAATCCTTCGTTTATTGAGGAAATTGAAAAGCGTGACATTTCCGTAGAAAAGCAGCTTGTTATGTACGAAGGTCTTGCATTTGCAGGTAGTGGCGGCGGAAGCAAATTTACCGGCACAACTCCGAATGAAAAATCAGAAGAAGAACTTATGGCGGACTTTAAAATTATTACGGAACAAGGCGAGCAGGAATGGAACAACTTAATTGCGGTCAGCCACAATCCTCCAAAGAACACAGACTGCGATAAAATTTCAGGAGGCATTCATGTTGGAAGTGAGCTTTTTACGCAGTTCATTGAGCAGTACAAGCCTCTTGCAGTTGTTACAGGACACATTCACGAAAGCGCAGGAATCTGTAAAGTTGGAGTTACAACTGTCATAAATCCAGGACCGCTTCTTGAAGAAAAATATGCCTGGCTTGAAGTTGTAAAAGAAAAAGGCGGATGGAAAGTTGTTTCCGCTGAATTAAAGTCGCTTTAAAATTTCAGGTTGAAAAAAATCCGCATTGAAACTTGTTTTGTTTTCTATATAATTTCAGTGTGGACAAAAAATATTATTCAGATGAAAATTCTGCTGAGCTAATTGATTCCGCTTTTTATTACGATGGAAA contains the following coding sequences:
- a CDS encoding metallophosphoesterase family protein, with amino-acid sequence MKFLVISDLHGNLEVLDKMNEVFKQADGVIFAGDFAKFGNEETGLPALEKLCSRHDTIFSVIGNCDNPSFIEEIEKRDISVEKQLVMYEGLAFAGSGGGSKFTGTTPNEKSEEELMADFKIITEQGEQEWNNLIAVSHNPPKNTDCDKISGGIHVGSELFTQFIEQYKPLAVVTGHIHESAGICKVGVTTVINPGPLLEEKYAWLEVVKEKGGWKVVSAELKSL
- the hisC gene encoding histidinol-phosphate transaminase, coding for MLSERLENLHPYVPGEQPKDRIYIKLNANENPFPPSKNVAKAIKKSVSCHREKLRLYPDPDSVELRTAIADMLNSTGGVLCNSQSAKKELGFKITPQMIFCGNGSDEVLSFVFYTFFGSRCPLVLPEFTYSFYPVYCGFYNIQMKKIPLKNDWGLDIDKMLSESEKNNSPIIFANPNAPTGIALKRAEVESFLKKIPSDRILVVDEAYADFGEESCLSLLKDYKNLVIVRTFSKSFSLAGMRLGFSVANPELINSIFTVKNSFNHFPVDFLAQTAGKAACENYSYYEENAKKIVNERNLLTEFLRSKNWFVIESKTNFIFAKKNGMGGTSIYEAVKKAGILIRHFDTPGIDDFVRITIGTKNQMDRLKKVLAEI